A genomic window from Streptomyces sp. MST-110588 includes:
- a CDS encoding FAD-binding oxidoreductase, protein MKRRTLLQAGGGLAATTVAWATACSDQPGHASPGSGSGAVGTNSAPAQGLRPAAPAASWEALRKGLDGKLVRAGDAAYKTARRLYNTRYDNLKPAAIAYVRNHSDISECLAFARRYDTPVTIRNGGHSYAGWSSGNGKLIIDVSALNKVSAPSGGTVRIGAGAKLIDVYEGLAPHGVTVPGGSCPTVGISGLTLGGGHGVASRAYGLTCDSLVGATLVTADGKTLQCDRSHHADLFWALRGAGNGNFGVVTELRFRTHRAPRAVRAYMTWPWSKAAAVVRAWQEWGPTQPDEIWSSLHLDARPGATPTVSVAAFSLGTYGDLQNAVDRLADRPGGPGPAKSVSLKPSSYLDAMEAYAGCATKSTAQCHLPGSLPGQNGSGRLGRETYAARSDFYDRSLSPTGIRTLMDQIERAGRKGVAGNASLTALGGAVNRVRPADTAFVHRRSRFLAQYLASWGAGGSGTAQSAWLESVHGAMRRYASGAAYQNYADPGLKDWKKAYYGPAADRLTKVKRQYDPQRLFSTFPHAL, encoded by the coding sequence GTGAAGCGGCGCACACTCCTGCAGGCCGGCGGCGGGCTCGCGGCGACCACGGTCGCCTGGGCCACGGCCTGCAGCGACCAGCCCGGCCACGCGAGTCCGGGCTCCGGGTCCGGCGCCGTGGGCACCAACTCCGCGCCCGCCCAGGGCCTGCGCCCGGCCGCGCCCGCCGCGTCCTGGGAAGCGCTGCGCAAGGGCCTGGACGGAAAGCTCGTACGCGCCGGTGACGCGGCGTACAAGACAGCTCGCCGCCTCTACAACACCCGCTACGACAACCTCAAACCAGCCGCCATCGCTTATGTCCGCAATCATTCCGACATATCCGAATGCCTGGCCTTCGCCCGCCGCTACGACACCCCCGTCACGATCCGCAACGGCGGCCACTCCTACGCGGGTTGGTCCAGCGGCAACGGCAAGCTCATCATCGACGTCTCCGCCCTGAACAAGGTCTCCGCGCCCTCCGGCGGCACCGTCCGCATAGGCGCCGGCGCCAAACTCATCGACGTCTACGAAGGGCTGGCCCCGCACGGCGTCACCGTGCCCGGCGGCTCCTGCCCCACCGTTGGGATATCCGGCCTGACCCTCGGCGGCGGCCATGGCGTGGCCTCCCGCGCGTACGGCCTGACCTGCGACAGCCTCGTCGGCGCCACGCTCGTCACCGCCGACGGCAAGACCCTCCAGTGCGACCGCTCGCACCACGCCGACCTCTTCTGGGCGCTGCGCGGCGCCGGCAACGGCAACTTCGGCGTCGTCACCGAACTGCGCTTCCGTACGCACCGGGCACCCCGCGCGGTACGGGCGTACATGACCTGGCCCTGGTCCAAGGCCGCCGCGGTGGTCCGCGCCTGGCAGGAGTGGGGCCCCACCCAGCCCGACGAGATCTGGTCCTCCCTCCACCTCGACGCCCGCCCCGGCGCCACCCCCACCGTCTCCGTCGCCGCCTTCTCCCTGGGCACGTACGGAGATCTGCAGAACGCCGTCGACCGGCTCGCCGACCGCCCGGGCGGCCCGGGCCCGGCGAAGTCGGTGAGCCTGAAGCCCTCCAGCTACCTGGACGCCATGGAGGCGTACGCGGGCTGCGCCACCAAGTCCACCGCGCAGTGCCACCTGCCCGGCTCCCTGCCGGGGCAGAACGGCTCCGGCCGGCTCGGCCGCGAGACCTACGCCGCGCGCTCCGACTTCTACGACCGCTCGCTCAGCCCGACCGGCATCCGCACCCTCATGGACCAGATCGAACGCGCGGGCCGCAAGGGCGTGGCGGGCAACGCCTCCCTGACCGCACTGGGCGGCGCGGTCAACCGCGTCCGGCCGGCCGACACCGCCTTCGTACACCGCCGTTCGCGTTTCCTGGCGCAGTACCTGGCGTCCTGGGGAGCGGGCGGGTCCGGAACGGCACAGTCCGCGTGGCTGGAATCCGTCCATGGGGCCATGCGCCGGTACGCCTCGGGAGCCGCCTACCAGAACTACGCCGACCCGGGGCTCAAGGACTGGAAGAAGGCGTACTACGGCCCGGCCGCCGACCGCCTGACCAAGGTCAAGCGGCAGTACGACCCGCAGCGCCTGTTCAGTACCTTCCCCCACGCTCTCTGA
- a CDS encoding antibiotic biosynthesis monooxygenase has protein sequence MSTDHGFFSVIDYTVDGPRTQQEVVDAFAEIQERWVRFYPGYRSARFLTSVDGTRVYNLVHWDSEADYRNFVETSDTKGRLAAIHKALDGLSGTAEARMTQTPQYTTARVVEPGPRRTDA, from the coding sequence ATGAGCACCGACCACGGTTTCTTCTCGGTCATCGACTACACCGTCGACGGCCCCCGCACCCAGCAGGAGGTCGTGGACGCCTTCGCCGAGATCCAGGAGCGCTGGGTGCGCTTCTACCCCGGGTACCGCTCGGCCCGCTTTTTGACGAGCGTCGACGGTACCCGGGTCTACAACCTCGTCCACTGGGACTCCGAGGCCGACTACCGCAACTTCGTGGAGACGTCCGACACCAAGGGGCGGCTCGCCGCCATCCACAAGGCCCTGGACGGCCTGTCGGGGACGGCCGAGGCCCGGATGACGCAGACGCCGCAGTACACCACGGCCCGGGTCGTGGAGCCCGGGCCGCGGCGTACGGACGCCTGA
- a CDS encoding phosphatase PAP2 family protein, with product MAGLALDGSNPDVDVLDGINDLAKGAPHWVNTVMEYIGEYGIIAGLAILCLVAWWAARKRPGAPAAVAGLVWAPIAAGIALIVNIPIRNFVERPRPFKTHAGLEVLIPSKSDFSFVSDHATLTMAVGVGLFVANRKYGLIGIALALFEGFCRVYMGVHYPTDVVGGFALGTAVALLLSPPAQALLVPLAKAVGASRAGALVQAAGVADADADRTGSVRAAGQAGARGSSVPSRRAGRDGGDNDLAA from the coding sequence ATGGCTGGACTCGCACTGGACGGGTCGAACCCCGACGTGGACGTGCTCGACGGCATCAACGACCTCGCGAAAGGCGCTCCGCACTGGGTCAACACCGTCATGGAGTACATCGGTGAGTACGGCATCATCGCCGGACTCGCGATCCTGTGTCTGGTCGCCTGGTGGGCCGCGCGCAAGCGGCCCGGCGCGCCCGCGGCCGTCGCCGGGCTGGTCTGGGCGCCGATCGCGGCCGGGATCGCCCTGATCGTCAACATCCCCATCCGGAACTTCGTGGAACGGCCACGGCCCTTCAAGACCCACGCGGGGCTGGAGGTGCTGATTCCCAGCAAGAGCGACTTCTCGTTCGTGAGCGACCACGCCACGTTGACCATGGCGGTGGGGGTCGGGTTGTTCGTCGCGAACCGGAAGTACGGCTTGATCGGGATCGCACTGGCGCTGTTCGAGGGGTTCTGCCGGGTCTATATGGGCGTGCACTACCCGACGGACGTGGTCGGCGGGTTCGCGCTGGGTACGGCCGTGGCGCTGCTGCTCTCGCCGCCGGCCCAGGCGCTGCTGGTGCCGCTGGCCAAGGCGGTCGGTGCGTCGCGGGCCGGGGCCCTGGTACAGGCCGCGGGGGTGGCGGACGCCGATGCGGACCGTACGGGTTCGGTGCGGGCCGCGGGACAGGCGGGGGCGCGTGGGTCGTCGGTGCCGTCGCGGCGTGCCGGGCGGGACGGTGGCGACAACGATCTGGCGGCCTGA